The following is a genomic window from Varibaculum massiliense.
CATGCCCCGCAGGGCCGCCTCCTCCTTCGCCGCGTCGCGCAGGGTGTCGGGGATGCGCAGGGTCACGGAGACCTGGTCGCCGTCCACCAGGAAGCTTCTGATCTCGGTCTCGTCGGGATTGCTCTTGATGAGCTCCTTGTAGCTGTCGGGCATCTGCG
Proteins encoded in this region:
- a CDS encoding YlcI/YnfO family protein, whose product is MPDSYKELIKSNPDETEIRSFLVDGDQVSVTLRIPDTLRDAAKEEAALRGMSFSAFVRTCMIEELAKKGA